Proteins encoded together in one Helicobacter pylori window:
- a CDS encoding cytochrome bc complex cytochrome b subunit: MAEIKKAKNLGEWLDMRLGTNKLVKVLMTEYWIPKNINFLWAMGVILLTLFGVLVVSGIFLLMYYKPDAKMAFDSVNFTIMQEVAYGWLWRHMHATAASMIFVIIYIHMFVGIYYGSYKKGREMIWISGMILFVVFSAEAFSGYMLPWGQMSYWAAAVITNLFGGIPFIGADVVEWIRGNYVVADSTLTRFFMLHVFLLPIAIILLVGVHFYSLRIPHVNNQEGEEIDFELEEKKFIEGKKKESKVIPFWPVFLSKDIFVVCAFMVFFFYLVCYHYDFAMDPINFERANSLKTPPHIYPEWYFLWSYEVLRGFFFSADLGLMAFGVAQVIFFLLPFLDRSPVVAPAHKRPAFMVWFWLLIIDMIVLTIYGKLPPLGIGKYIGLFGSITFLALFFVVLPIITIAESKKQGGVR; this comes from the coding sequence ATGGCAGAGATAAAAAAAGCGAAGAATTTAGGCGAATGGCTGGACATGCGTCTTGGCACTAACAAGCTTGTTAAAGTGCTAATGACAGAATATTGGATCCCTAAAAACATCAATTTCTTATGGGCGATGGGGGTGATTTTATTAACCCTTTTTGGCGTGCTTGTAGTCTCAGGGATTTTCTTGCTCATGTATTACAAGCCTGATGCGAAAATGGCGTTTGATAGCGTGAATTTCACGATCATGCAAGAAGTGGCTTATGGCTGGCTTTGGCGCCACATGCATGCCACGGCAGCGAGCATGATTTTTGTCATCATTTATATCCACATGTTTGTCGGCATCTATTATGGCTCTTACAAAAAGGGCCGTGAGATGATTTGGATTAGCGGGATGATTTTGTTTGTGGTCTTTAGCGCGGAAGCCTTTAGCGGGTATATGTTGCCTTGGGGGCAGATGAGCTATTGGGCCGCAGCGGTTATCACTAATCTGTTTGGAGGCATTCCTTTCATTGGGGCTGATGTGGTGGAGTGGATTAGGGGCAATTATGTCGTGGCGGATTCCACTTTAACGCGCTTTTTCATGCTCCATGTGTTTTTGCTGCCCATTGCGATCATTCTACTTGTTGGGGTGCATTTTTACTCTTTGCGCATCCCGCACGTCAATAACCAAGAAGGCGAAGAAATTGACTTTGAATTAGAAGAGAAAAAATTCATTGAAGGCAAGAAAAAAGAATCCAAAGTCATTCCTTTTTGGCCGGTGTTCTTGTCTAAAGATATTTTTGTGGTTTGCGCGTTCATGGTCTTTTTCTTTTACTTGGTGTGTTACCACTATGATTTTGCGATGGATCCCATTAACTTTGAAAGGGCTAACAGCCTTAAAACGCCGCCTCACATTTACCCTGAATGGTATTTCTTATGGAGCTATGAAGTCTTAAGAGGCTTTTTCTTTAGCGCTGATTTAGGGCTAATGGCCTTTGGCGTGGCGCAAGTGATTTTCTTCTTACTGCCCTTTTTGGACAGAAGCCCAGTCGTCGCTCCCGCGCACAAACGGCCAGCGTTTATGGTGTGGTTTTGGCTTTTAATCATTGACATGATTGTTTTAACGATCTATGGTAAATTGCCTCCGCTTGGGATCGGTAAATACATCGGCTTATTTGGTTCAATCACTTTCCTAGCCCTTTTCTTTGTGGTGTTGCCCATTATCACTATCGCTGAGAGCAAGAAACAAGGGGGTGTTAGATGA
- the petA gene encoding ubiquinol-cytochrome c reductase iron-sulfur subunit gives MADIQRRDFLGMSLASVTAIGAIASLVAMKKTWDPLPSVVSAGFTTIDVANMQEGQFSTVEWRGKPVYILKRSKKEGFNEKRDFKIGESVFTTAIQICTHLGCIPTYQDEEKGFLCPCHGGRFTADGVNIAGTPPPRPFDIPPFKIEGTKITFGEAGAEYKKMMAKA, from the coding sequence ATGGCAGATATTCAAAGGCGTGATTTTTTAGGAATGAGCCTTGCTAGCGTTACAGCTATAGGGGCGATAGCGAGTCTGGTAGCGATGAAAAAGACTTGGGATCCGCTCCCAAGCGTTGTTTCAGCCGGTTTTACGACCATAGATGTGGCGAATATGCAAGAAGGGCAGTTTTCCACCGTGGAATGGCGTGGGAAACCGGTCTATATCCTCAAGCGTTCTAAAAAAGAGGGCTTTAATGAAAAGCGCGATTTTAAAATTGGCGAGAGCGTTTTTACCACAGCCATTCAAATTTGCACGCATTTAGGGTGTATCCCCACTTATCAAGATGAAGAAAAAGGCTTTTTATGCCCATGCCATGGGGGTCGTTTCACGGCTGATGGCGTGAATATTGCCGGCACACCCCCTCCACGCCCTTTTGATATTCCGCCTTTTAAAATTGAAGGCACTAAAATCACTTTTGGTGAAGCCGGGGCTGAATACAAGAAAATGATGGCTAAAGCGTAA
- a CDS encoding polymer-forming cytoskeletal family protein, translated as MAIFDNNNKSANAKTGPATIIAQGTKIKGELHLDYHLHIDGELEGVVHSKSTVVIGQTGSVVGEIFANKLVVNGKFTGTVEAEVVEIMPLGRLDGKISSQELVVERKGILIGETRPKNLQGGALLINEQEKKIENK; from the coding sequence ATGGCAATCTTTGATAACAATAATAAATCGGCTAATGCAAAAACAGGACCAGCGACTATCATCGCTCAAGGCACAAAAATAAAGGGAGAGCTTCATTTAGATTACCATTTGCACATAGATGGCGAATTAGAAGGGGTGGTGCATTCTAAAAGCACGGTGGTGATCGGGCAAACCGGCTCGGTAGTGGGTGAGATTTTCGCTAATAAATTAGTAGTCAATGGCAAATTTACTGGCACGGTGGAAGCGGAAGTGGTAGAAATCATGCCTTTAGGACGCCTTGATGGTAAGATCTCTAGCCAAGAGCTTGTGGTGGAAAGGAAAGGGATTTTGATTGGGGAGACTCGCCCTAAAAACCTTCAAGGGGGCGCGTTGTTGATCAATGAGCAAGAAAAGAAAATTGAAAATAAATAG
- a CDS encoding M23 family peptidase has protein sequence MFLDRRLIVMVTDSKGSRYINVHILFRQIGLYVLLSVMGSLLFLGISLLVLNQEIKNIDKQHALITKEFEKKKETNEKLSLQMDEFLDDLQLSGERINDLEEVVGVNRPEEEKEEGNFSSRLDVAGITGLQKSFIMRLIPNDYPLESYRRVSAAFNKRIHPILHVLHNHTGLDLSTAINTPVYASASGVVGLASKGWNGGYGNLIKVFHPFGFKTYYAHLNKIVVKTGEFVKKGQLIGYSGNTGMSTGPHLHYEVRFLNQPINPMSFTKWNMKDFEEVFNKERSIRWQSLITIINRLMQKQDQRLSSLKAQK, from the coding sequence GTGTTTTTAGACAGACGTTTGATTGTGATGGTTACGGACTCTAAAGGGAGCCGTTACATTAATGTTCATATCTTATTCCGTCAAATTGGCCTATATGTGCTTTTGAGCGTTATGGGATCTTTATTGTTTTTAGGCATTTCGCTACTGGTTTTAAATCAAGAGATTAAAAACATTGACAAGCAGCATGCTTTAATCACTAAGGAATTTGAGAAAAAAAAAGAGACGAATGAAAAGCTTTCCTTGCAAATGGATGAATTTTTAGACGATTTGCAACTCTCAGGGGAGCGCATCAACGATTTAGAAGAAGTGGTGGGAGTGAATAGGCCTGAAGAAGAAAAAGAAGAGGGTAATTTTTCCAGCCGCTTGGATGTCGCTGGGATTACCGGGCTTCAAAAAAGCTTTATCATGCGCCTTATCCCTAATGACTACCCGCTAGAATCCTATCGGCGCGTTTCAGCCGCCTTTAATAAAAGAATCCACCCTATTTTGCATGTGCTGCACAACCATACCGGGCTTGATTTAAGCACCGCTATTAACACCCCTGTGTATGCAAGTGCGAGCGGGGTAGTAGGGTTAGCGAGCAAGGGGTGGAATGGGGGGTATGGGAATTTGATTAAAGTTTTCCACCCTTTTGGTTTTAAAACCTACTACGCCCATTTGAATAAAATCGTCGTAAAAACGGGCGAATTTGTCAAAAAAGGGCAGTTGATTGGGTATAGTGGTAATACAGGGATGAGCACAGGGCCGCATTTGCATTATGAAGTGCGGTTTTTAAATCAGCCCATAAACCCCATGAGTTTCACCAAATGGAACATGAAAGATTTTGAAGAAGTTTTCAATAAAGAAAGGAGCATCAGATGGCAATCTTTGATAACAATAATAAATCGGCTAATGCAAAAACAGGACCAGCGACTATCATCGCTCAAGGCACAAAAATAA
- a CDS encoding M23 family peptidase, with the protein MPQNQLVITIIDESGSKQLKFSKNLKRNLIISVVIFLLIVGLGVGFLKFLIAKMDTMTSERNAVLRDFRDLYQKNYTLTKEIKNKREELFIVGQKIRGLESLIEIKKGANGGGHLYDEVDLENLSLNQKHLALMLIPNGMPLKTYSAIKPTKERNHPIKKIKGVESGIDFIVPLNTPVYASADGIVDFVKTRSNVGYGNLVRIEHAFGFSSIYTHLDHVNVQPKSFIQKGQLVGYSGKSGNSGGEKLHYEVRFLGKILDAQKFLAWDLDHFQSALEENKFIEWKNLFWVLEDIVQLQEHVDKDVLISQ; encoded by the coding sequence ATGCCACAAAACCAGCTTGTGATCACCATCATTGATGAATCAGGCTCTAAACAGCTCAAATTTTCTAAAAATTTAAAACGCAACCTCATCATTTCTGTTGTCATTTTTTTATTGATCGTGGGGCTTGGCGTGGGGTTTTTAAAATTTTTAATCGCTAAAATGGATACGATGACAAGCGAGAGGAATGCGGTTTTAAGGGATTTTAGGGATTTGTATCAAAAAAATTACACTTTGACAAAAGAGATTAAAAACAAGCGAGAAGAGCTTTTTATTGTGGGGCAAAAGATTCGTGGGTTGGAATCCTTGATTGAAATCAAAAAGGGGGCTAATGGGGGAGGGCATCTCTATGATGAAGTGGATTTAGAAAATTTGAGCTTAAATCAAAAACATTTAGCGCTCATGCTCATTCCTAATGGCATGCCCTTGAAAACTTATAGCGCTATCAAACCCACTAAAGAAAGGAACCACCCCATTAAAAAGATTAAGGGCGTTGAATCTGGGATTGATTTTATCGTGCCATTAAACACGCCTGTTTATGCGAGCGCTGATGGGATTGTGGATTTTGTGAAGACTCGTTCTAATGTGGGGTATGGGAACTTGGTACGCATTGAGCATGCGTTTGGTTTTAGCTCCATTTACACGCATTTAGATCATGTCAATGTGCAGCCCAAAAGCTTTATCCAAAAAGGGCAGTTGGTTGGTTATAGCGGGAAGAGCGGTAATAGCGGCGGCGAAAAATTGCATTATGAAGTGCGCTTTTTGGGTAAAATTTTAGACGCGCAAAAATTTCTGGCATGGGATTTGGATCATTTCCAAAGCGCTTTAGAAGAAAATAAATTTATTGAATGGAAGAATTTGTTTTGGGTTTTAGAAGACATTGTCCAGCTCCAAGAGCATGTGGATAAAGACGTGCTAATAAGCCAGTAA
- a CDS encoding bifunctional folylpolyglutamate synthase/dihydrofolate synthase codes for MKGNSIMKNSHGLKAFLETKPKEYHKFDPSRFVQIYKDFKNAFFEIQAKVIHVVGTNGKGSTGRFLTLLLADQNFKVLHFTSPHVFEFRERFFLNGSVVKESVLENAHQQLQSHAFSNACSYFEYATLLAVMLAKDCDYLVLEAGLGGEFDSTNALEKTLSVFTPIDYDHKEFLGDSLESIATTKLKAMGSLSIIAPQQELVLNIAQKIAKEKHAQLIVVQNEISKGVRDYIERHHLAHFLAMNLEVALKAFETLLPCNKEEVLKNLKPLDLIGRCELLSPNILIDVGHNPHSAKALKEEIKRIFNAPIVLIYNCYQDKDAFLVLEILKPVVKKVLILELHNERIIQLEKLKGILETLGLEHALFEDVKENENYLVYGSFLVANAFYERYPKKRD; via the coding sequence ATGAAGGGAAATTCAATAATGAAAAATAGTCATGGGTTGAAGGCGTTTTTAGAAACAAAGCCTAAGGAATACCATAAGTTTGATCCTAGCCGCTTCGTTCAAATTTACAAGGATTTTAAAAACGCTTTTTTTGAGATTCAAGCGAAAGTCATTCATGTGGTAGGGACGAATGGCAAGGGCAGCACGGGGCGGTTTTTAACCCTTTTATTGGCCGATCAAAATTTTAAGGTGTTGCATTTCACCTCCCCTCATGTTTTTGAATTTAGGGAGCGCTTTTTTTTGAATGGCTCTGTTGTTAAAGAAAGCGTTTTAGAAAACGCCCACCAGCAATTGCAATCGCACGCTTTCAGTAACGCTTGCTCGTATTTTGAATACGCTACCTTACTAGCCGTCATGCTCGCTAAAGATTGCGATTATTTGGTTTTAGAAGCGGGGCTTGGGGGGGAGTTTGACAGCACGAACGCTTTAGAAAAAACCCTAAGCGTTTTCACCCCCATTGATTATGATCATAAGGAATTTTTAGGGGATAGTTTAGAAAGCATTGCGACCACTAAATTAAAAGCGATGGGCTCTCTTAGCATCATCGCTCCCCAACAAGAACTGGTTTTAAATATCGCTCAAAAGATCGCCAAAGAAAAACATGCGCAATTGATTGTGGTTCAAAATGAAATTTCAAAAGGAGTCAGGGATTATATTGAACGCCACCATTTAGCCCATTTTTTAGCGATGAATTTAGAAGTGGCTCTAAAGGCGTTTGAAACGCTATTGCCATGCAATAAAGAAGAAGTTTTAAAAAACCTAAAGCCCCTGGATTTAATCGGCCGTTGCGAGCTTTTAAGCCCTAATATTTTAATAGATGTGGGGCATAACCCCCATAGTGCTAAAGCCTTAAAAGAAGAAATCAAACGCATCTTTAACGCTCCAATCGTTTTGATTTATAATTGCTATCAAGATAAAGACGCTTTTTTGGTGCTAGAAATTTTAAAGCCTGTGGTTAAAAAGGTTTTGATTTTAGAATTGCATAATGAAAGAATTATCCAATTAGAAAAACTTAAAGGGATTTTAGAAACTTTAGGGTTAGAACACGCTTTGTTTGAAGATGTGAAAGAAAATGAAAATTATTTGGTGTATGGCTCATTTCTGGTAGCCAACGCTTTTTATGAACGCTATCCAAAGAAGAGGGATTGA